The region TAAATAGATATGTTATAATATTCAGTGAATAGGAAAATTAAGGTCAAAAAAGGATTTGTCTATGGAGGGGAGGTTATCGATGGATGATAAAAGTCTGTCGTTATGGTCAACGACTAAATACCATAATCATCTGAAGGCAACGGAGTATGATGAGATTGCCAGGGAAGCCGCGGTTACGATCATGATAAATGGTGAGCAGTATGCAACGATTGTCTGTACACCTAACGAAATCCGACAGCTTGTTTTAGGATTTTTAGCTTCTGAGGGATTGATTCGTACCGCGGAACAAGTGCTGAAATTAACAATTGATGAAGAGAAAGGCTTTGCTTATGCGGAATTATCCACCCGGGTTGAATTTGCGAAGCGAACCGAACGCTGGATTGGGTCATGCTGTGGTAAAAGCAGGGAGTTTTACTTGGAGCAGGATGTTAAAACGGCGAAGACAATCTATTCCTCCGTTCAATTTTCAGCAGAACAGGTCTATCAGTTGATGGTAGACTTTGATAAAAAGGCTGAAGTATATGGGCGGACAGGCGGGGTTCATCAGGCGGCAATTGCATCAGCTAATGGCATCATCGCATCTGCCATTGATATCGGCCGCCATAATGCACTTGATAAATTGTACGGATATATTATGCAGAACCGAATTTCACTGAAAGATAAATGTATTTTATTCAGCGGCCGGATTTCATCGGAAGTTATTTTAAAAGTTTCCAAGATTGGTGCCGGCGTATTAATTGCCAAATCAGCACCGACCGATCTTGCACTAAAGCTTGCTGATGATCTGCAGATAACAGCAATTGGCTTTGTCAGGGAGAATAAATTGAACGTATATACCCATGAAAAGCGTATCAATGGAGATTCTTATCACGATGTTTATTTTTCAAATTAAGGAGGGGATGTCGTGCTTAACCAGGATCATATTATTGTGAAAATAAATGGGGAAGAGTTTCTTGCTGATCCGGGGCAAAATCTGCTGGATTTAATTAATACAACAGATGTATTTGTGCCGCAGATATGTTATAACGAAGCATTGGGACCGGTTCAAACATGTGATACCTGCCTTGTCCAGGTGAACGGTGAGCTTGCTAGAGCATGCGGCACTACGGTGGAGTCCGGAATGAATGTCAATACAAAAATTGACCAGGTCAATGCTTCCCAGAAAGAAGCGCTTGATCGGATTTTGGAAAAGCATGAGTTGTATTGTACCGTTTGCGATTACAATAATGGAACATGCGAGATTCATAATACAGTAGCTGAATTTGGTCTGGAACATCAGTCACGGCCATTTCAGGCAAAACCGTATGAAGTGGACAATTCCAGTCCTTTTTACCGGTATGATCCGGATCAGTGTATTTTATGCGGCCGGTGTGTGGAAGTCTGTCAGGATATTGAGGTCAATGAAACACTTTTGATTGACTGGAATCGCGAACAGCCACGCGTCATTTGGGATAACGATGTACCGATCGATCAGTC is a window of Virgibacillus ihumii DNA encoding:
- the fdhD gene encoding formate dehydrogenase accessory sulfurtransferase FdhD, whose amino-acid sequence is MDDKSLSLWSTTKYHNHLKATEYDEIAREAAVTIMINGEQYATIVCTPNEIRQLVLGFLASEGLIRTAEQVLKLTIDEEKGFAYAELSTRVEFAKRTERWIGSCCGKSREFYLEQDVKTAKTIYSSVQFSAEQVYQLMVDFDKKAEVYGRTGGVHQAAIASANGIIASAIDIGRHNALDKLYGYIMQNRISLKDKCILFSGRISSEVILKVSKIGAGVLIAKSAPTDLALKLADDLQITAIGFVRENKLNVYTHEKRINGDSYHDVYFSN